The Sphingomonas sp. LY54 genome includes a region encoding these proteins:
- the pgmG gene encoding phosphoglucomutase/phosphomannomutase PgmG: MSHRFHPTSLREYDIRGIVGETLGQDDAYALGRSFATQLRHAGGTRVAVGRDGRASSLALEAALIRGLTESGVGVVRVGLGPTPMLYYAAATLEVDGGIMITGSHNPAHYNGFKMVFQDRPFFGEDIQALGATAAEGDWLGADELEADVTDYDIIDAYVARLLKNFDGGAFRIGWDAGNGAAGPAIEKLTALLPGEHHLLYTDVDSAFPNHHPDPTEEKNLEDLKRLVRDKGLDFGVAFDGDGDRIGAVDGQGRVVWGDQLLSILAEPVLAELPGATIIADVKASQALYDRISELGGKPLMWKTGHSLIKSKMKETDAPLAGEMSGHIFFAHDYYGYDDALYAAVRLIRAVTGLGGSLTALRSAMPAMVNTPEMRFQVDESRKFPVVEEVLARLEADGAEVNRTDGARVNTADGWWLLRASNTQDVLVARAEAMSQDGLDRLVAQIDRQLELSGLERGPQASH; the protein is encoded by the coding sequence ATGAGCCATCGTTTCCATCCGACCTCCCTGCGCGAATATGACATACGCGGAATCGTCGGAGAAACGCTGGGCCAGGACGATGCCTATGCGCTCGGCCGCAGCTTCGCGACCCAACTGCGCCATGCCGGCGGCACGCGCGTTGCGGTCGGCCGCGACGGCCGCGCCAGCTCGCTCGCCCTGGAAGCGGCCCTGATCCGCGGCCTCACCGAGAGCGGCGTCGGCGTCGTGCGCGTCGGCCTCGGCCCCACGCCGATGCTCTATTATGCGGCCGCGACGCTGGAAGTGGACGGCGGAATCATGATCACCGGCAGCCATAATCCGGCGCATTACAATGGCTTCAAGATGGTCTTTCAGGACCGTCCTTTCTTCGGCGAAGACATCCAGGCGCTCGGAGCCACCGCGGCCGAGGGCGACTGGCTGGGCGCGGACGAACTCGAGGCCGACGTCACCGACTATGACATCATCGACGCCTATGTCGCGCGGCTACTCAAGAATTTCGACGGCGGCGCCTTCCGCATCGGCTGGGACGCCGGCAACGGCGCGGCCGGCCCGGCGATCGAGAAACTGACCGCCCTCCTCCCCGGCGAACATCATCTGCTCTACACCGACGTCGACAGCGCCTTCCCCAACCACCATCCCGACCCGACCGAGGAGAAGAATCTCGAGGATCTGAAGCGGCTGGTCCGCGACAAGGGGCTCGATTTCGGCGTCGCATTCGACGGCGACGGCGACCGCATCGGCGCCGTGGACGGCCAGGGCCGCGTCGTGTGGGGCGATCAATTGCTGTCGATCCTGGCCGAGCCGGTGCTGGCCGAACTGCCCGGCGCGACGATCATCGCCGACGTCAAGGCATCGCAGGCACTTTACGACCGCATCTCAGAACTTGGCGGCAAGCCTTTGATGTGGAAGACGGGGCATAGCCTCATCAAATCGAAAATGAAGGAGACCGACGCGCCGCTCGCCGGCGAGATGAGCGGCCACATCTTCTTCGCCCACGATTATTACGGCTATGACGATGCGCTCTACGCGGCGGTCCGGCTGATCCGCGCGGTCACCGGCCTGGGCGGATCTTTGACCGCTTTGCGCTCGGCGATGCCGGCGATGGTCAACACGCCCGAGATGCGCTTCCAGGTCGACGAGAGCCGCAAGTTCCCGGTGGTCGAGGAAGTGCTTGCGCGGCTCGAGGCGGACGGCGCCGAGGTCAACCGCACCGACGGCGCCCGGGTCAATACGGCCGACGGCTGGTGGCTGCTGCGCGCCTCCAACACGCAGGACGTGCTGGTCGCGCGGGCGGAGGCGATGAGCCAAGACGGGCTCGACCGGCTGGTTGCCCAGATCGATCGGCAATTGGAGCTGTCA
- a CDS encoding J domain-containing protein — translation MPVLILLAIAGLGWAWWTGRLKGYTYEDGVAAALFLLGLRLLTTGRPLPGAVLMSGAILWAAYRRKKLSATNMSVDEARALLGVGEDASLAEIRDAHRRLITKVHPDTGGSEELANQVNVARDTLIAEMNRNTPRAS, via the coding sequence ATGCCCGTTCTCATCCTGCTGGCCATCGCCGGGCTCGGCTGGGCGTGGTGGACCGGCCGGCTCAAGGGCTACACCTATGAGGACGGCGTCGCCGCCGCGCTCTTCCTGCTCGGCCTGCGCCTGCTGACCACGGGCCGCCCGCTGCCGGGCGCCGTATTGATGTCCGGCGCGATCCTGTGGGCCGCCTATCGCCGCAAGAAATTGTCGGCGACGAACATGAGCGTCGACGAGGCCCGCGCCCTGCTCGGCGTTGGCGAGGATGCCAGCCTGGCCGAGATACGCGACGCGCACCGCCGCCTCATCACCAAAGTGCATCCCGACACAGGCGGGTCGGAAGAGCTGGCCAACCAGGTCAATGTTGCGCGCGACACGCTGATCGCCGAAATGAACCGCAACACGCCTCGCGCGTCTTGA